Proteins from one Romboutsia sp. CE17 genomic window:
- a CDS encoding GntR family transcriptional regulator: MILYERKDKETGKEYAYRVLKGNIMSLELKPGEFLSELELADKLNLSRTPIREVIMKLKGEHLIEVKPQSGTYVSLIDIDLIEEAIFMRFAVEEKILKLACESFPSDIMLELEKNIFAQEIIADMKGGETEFHKLDTSFHELLFKGTGKARVWDNILNISTHYNRMRLLTQKKDSKKSVVEQHKEFLNVIKNKDKDKVEFLIDEHMRFSMKSWDYLIKHDSEISKYFK, from the coding sequence TTGATATTGTATGAAAGAAAAGATAAAGAAACGGGAAAAGAGTATGCTTATAGAGTTTTAAAAGGTAATATAATGTCTTTAGAATTAAAACCAGGTGAGTTTTTAAGTGAGCTAGAGCTAGCTGATAAGTTAAACTTATCAAGAACTCCCATAAGGGAAGTCATAATGAAATTAAAAGGTGAACATCTTATAGAAGTAAAGCCTCAATCTGGTACTTATGTGTCACTAATTGATATTGATTTAATTGAAGAGGCAATATTTATGAGGTTTGCAGTAGAAGAGAAAATATTAAAGCTGGCATGTGAAAGTTTTCCAAGTGATATTATGTTGGAGTTAGAAAAAAATATATTTGCTCAAGAGATAATTGCTGATATGAAAGGGGGAGAAACAGAATTTCATAAGTTGGATACAAGTTTTCATGAGCTATTATTTAAAGGAACTGGTAAAGCTCGTGTTTGGGATAATATATTAAATATAAGCACTCATTATAATAGAATGAGACTATTGACTCAGAAAAAAGATTCAAAAAAATCTGTTGTTGAACAACACAAGGAATTTTTGAATGTAATAAAAAATAAAGATAAGGATAAAGTAGAGTTTCTGATTGATGAACATATGAGATTTTCAATGAAAAGCTGGGACTATCTAATAAAACATGATAGTGAAATTTCTAAATACTTTAAGTAA
- a CDS encoding tagaturonate reductase: MNKEVKNLNIDCLTESQKEHHNKVLNSPVRIMQVGEGNFLMSFFDWMVDKAIKSGNYEGSIALTCPLNNDVKINKLNSQDNLYTVIQRGFKGDTEVFEHDIISVFSKVFNYNTNWNEFMNIAEQESLDVVISNTTEAGLAYKKVELENVCKEGLYPSKLTAFLMHRFEVLGNISKKLLIFPCELVAENGRVLKEFVNKHANDFGASKEFKAWLEENCVFLNNLVDRIVPGYPREDESFYFEKLGYKDGAMSMCEPYFLWAIEGSEELDKILPLRNSGLNVQWLDSLYDTQLLKVRILNGSHTLITPQSILKGFSQVDEVVENKDMKKYLNETLEKEILPSLKNKTGNKKEFASTVLSRFRNPHIKHKLESISMNSVSKFQNRLLPTIKSYIEDNHKLPENMMVGLAGLLRFYQIEKVGTLYIGHDFNGNQYKVFDTPEVLEFMSDANSKFKEKNDEYVRYILSESKLWGEDLTKYLNIVEVVTEKLHAMENVYE, translated from the coding sequence ATGAATAAAGAAGTAAAAAATTTAAATATAGATTGTCTAACAGAATCTCAAAAAGAACACCATAATAAAGTTTTAAATAGTCCAGTAAGAATAATGCAGGTAGGTGAAGGAAACTTTTTAATGTCTTTCTTTGATTGGATGGTAGATAAAGCAATAAAATCTGGTAATTATGAAGGCTCAATTGCTTTGACCTGTCCTTTAAATAACGATGTAAAAATAAATAAATTAAATTCTCAAGATAATTTATATACAGTAATTCAAAGAGGGTTTAAAGGAGATACAGAAGTGTTTGAACACGATATAATATCTGTATTTTCGAAAGTATTTAACTATAATACTAACTGGAATGAATTTATGAATATAGCAGAGCAAGAAAGCTTGGATGTTGTAATATCGAACACTACAGAAGCTGGGCTTGCTTATAAAAAAGTTGAATTGGAAAATGTGTGTAAAGAAGGTTTATATCCTTCAAAACTTACTGCATTTTTAATGCATAGATTTGAAGTTTTAGGAAACATATCTAAAAAACTTCTTATATTCCCTTGCGAATTAGTTGCTGAAAATGGAAGGGTATTAAAAGAATTTGTCAATAAGCATGCAAATGATTTTGGAGCTTCAAAAGAATTTAAAGCTTGGCTTGAAGAAAATTGTGTATTCTTAAATAACTTAGTAGATAGAATAGTTCCAGGATATCCGAGAGAAGATGAAAGTTTCTATTTTGAAAAACTAGGATACAAAGATGGAGCCATGTCTATGTGTGAACCATATTTCTTATGGGCTATAGAAGGTAGCGAAGAGTTAGATAAGATATTACCACTAAGAAATTCAGGGCTTAATGTACAGTGGTTAGATTCATTGTATGATACACAACTATTAAAAGTTAGAATATTAAATGGATCTCATACTTTAATAACGCCACAGAGTATATTAAAAGGATTTAGCCAAGTTGATGAAGTTGTTGAAAATAAAGATATGAAAAAGTACTTAAATGAAACTCTAGAAAAAGAGATATTACCTTCATTAAAAAATAAAACTGGTAATAAAAAAGAGTTTGCATCAACTGTTCTTAGTAGATTTAGAAATCCTCATATAAAACATAAATTAGAATCAATATCTATGAACTCAGTATCTAAGTTTCAAAATAGATTATTACCAACTATAAAGTCTTATATAGAAGATAATCATAAGTTACCAGAAAATATGATGGTTGGATTAGCTGGATTATTAAGATTCTATCAGATAGAGAAAGTAGGAACCTTATATATCGGACATGATTTCAATGGAAATCAATATAAAGTATTTGATACTCCTGAAGTATTAGAATTTATGAGTGATGCAAATTCTAAGTTTAAAGAAAAGAATGATGAATATGTTAGATATATATTAAGTGAATCTAAACTTTGGGGAGAAGATTTAACTAAGTATTTAAATATAGTTGAAGTTGTTACTGAAAAATTACATGCGATGGAGAATGTATATGAGTAA